The following proteins come from a genomic window of Lolium rigidum isolate FL_2022 chromosome 5, APGP_CSIRO_Lrig_0.1, whole genome shotgun sequence:
- the LOC124653038 gene encoding protein TONNEAU 1b-like yields MDDYAREMMELKTLVTRTLEKKGVLAKIRAELRASVFEAIEDEDRVAEENEDGGNPALLGSCNDRAKQLHASPSGRLLTALIGEYLEWAQLSHTMKVYLPECNLPKDFWKNELKDFSNKNGPEGSRSAESGPMLLDVLEGYLKYENLSQTRMAGRRMVNSESDPTLNNDNRNMRRPPSSSSVGGMPPMGRQMPSSQTSDRRGGSSASNTRKEEYNWGYDDDISEEVLRTTSAMENVQLDRKTRNLTTSWRHPGNGAE; encoded by the exons aTGGACGACTACGCGCGGGAGATGATGGAGCTCAAGACGCTCGTCACCCGCACCCTCGAGAAGAAGGGCGTCCTCGCCAAGATTAGG GCTGAGCTGAGGGCAAGTGTGTTTGAGGCCATAGAAGACGAGGATCGTGtggcagaggagaatgaagatgGTGGGAATCCTGCTTTGCTTGGCAGCTGCAATGACCGTGCTAAGCAACTGCATGCTTCACCGTCAG GTAGGTTATTAACAGCACTTATAGGTGAATACTTGGAGTGGGCCCAGCTAAGTCACACCATGAAAGTTTATTTGCCGGAATGTAATCTG CCCAAGGACTTTTGGAAGAATGAACTAAAGGATTTTTCTAACAAAAACGGACCTGAAGGGAGCAGGAGTGCTGAGAGTGGtccaatgcttttagatgttcttGAAGGATATCTTAAATATGAG AATTTGTCTCAAACAAGAATGGCTGGTAGGAGAATGGTCAATTCTGAGTCTGACCCAACATTGAATAATGATAATCGGAACATGAGGAGGCCACCGTCTTCATCTTCAGTCGGGGGCATGCCTCCTATGGGAAG GCAAATGCCATCGTCGCAGACATCAG ACAGAAGAGGGGGTTCTTCTGCTTCCAATACAAGGAAAGAGGAGTACAACTGGGGCTATGACGACGATATCTCGGAAGAAGTGTTGCGTACAACCAGTGCTATGGAGAACGTTCAATTAGACCGGAAAACCCGGAACCTGACAACATCTTGGAG GCATCCAGGCAATGGTGCCGAGTAG